The genomic DNA CTCGAAGGCAAGTTGCTCGATCAGGGAAAACAGCAGCAGGGCGTGGCCGGTCAGGCCAGCGACCTGGACAAGCGTCTGGCGCAAATGACCGCGCAGACTACCGAACAGCAGAACGCCAATAGTCAGTTGCAGGCGCAGGTCAAAGCCCTGAGTGCAGAACTGGCGTCGCTCAAAAGCGCGCCGGCCGATACCAGCAAGGTCGATGCCCAGCTCAAGGCGTTCGATGCGCAGTTCAAAAGCCTCGGCGCTGATATCGCGGCACTGAAGAAGCAGGGTAATCCGGGCGCGGCAATTGATCGTCTGGAGCAGGAAATCATTGTCCTCAAAAGCGAACAGGACAACCGCCCGGCCACCCCGCAGGGGGGTAGCAACACGGCCGAGTTCGACGCGTTCCGTGGGCAGATGACCCGCAACATCAATACCCTGTCGGCACAGATCCAGAACCTGCAGCAGCAAATCAATGCGCGGCCTTAGTGCTTGATTACCCGTGATGCAGGGGATTGTGTAATCCCCTGCATCATTCTGAATATCCATACATCGCCCCAAGCCGTCTACGCTCTTGAAACACCAACAAGAACGAGGGATGCGCTATGGGGTTTTTGCATAAAGTGGCCTGGCTTGGCGTGATGTTATTGGCGGGGTTCGGCCAGGCCAGCGCCGCGACAACTGCCAAGGATGACAGCCAGGCTGCGATCGCCTTGCTGGAAAAGGCCCTGGCCTATTACCACGACAACGGCGACAAGGCATTCGCCGCGTTCAGCCGTCAGGGCGAGTTTGTCGACAAGGACCGCTACGTGTTTGTGGTCGATACAAAAGGCGTGATGCTCGCCAGCGGCGGGCCATCGTCGGCGTTGATTGGCCGTGATGTGAGCGAAGTGCTCGGCCCGGATCTGCAAAAAGCCTTCAAGGATGCCTTGAAAGTGCCGGAGGGCAACGGTATCCAGCAAGCCGAGTACCGCTGGCAGAACTGGTCGGATGGCAAGGTCGAGCGCAAACATGTGTTCTACCAGCGCGTCGGTCAGCGGATTCTGGCAGTCGGTTATTACTTGCCGCGGGCGTCGGCCGAGCAGGCGATGGCGTTGCTGAACAAGGCCGCGACTGATCTGGGCAAAGACGAGAAGGGCACGCTGACAGCGATCAACTCGCTCAAGGGCGGTTATCTGCAGGATGACCTGTATGTGTTTGTGGTCGATCTGGATACCCAGCGCTATGTCGCACATGGTACCAATCTGCGCCTGATCAACACCGACTTCAGCAAGATCAAGGACCCGGAAGGCAAACCGGTGGGCGAGCCGATTCTGGCCCTGATCGCCAAACAGGATTACGGCGAATACGCCTACCGCTGGAAAAACCCGGTGACCGGCAAGGTCGAGGACAAGCATGCCTACCTGAAGAAGGTCGGGCACTTTCTGGTCGCGGTGGGTTACTACAGCCCTTGAAACGCATCTTCCCTGGTGGGAGCGAGCCTGCTCGCGAAGGCACAGTGTCAGCTGACATCACAGTTGAATGACACACCGCTTTCGCGAGCAGGCTCGCTCCCACAGGTTTTCGTGGCACTTGTGCCTACTTAGCGCCGTGCTCGCGCCCACGCAGCAAGTTGTTCGGCATGGCAATCGCCGCCGCCAGCCCCAGCAGCGACACCGCCGCACTGACCCACAGCAAATGCCGGAAGGTCACCGAAAGCTCCGCACGCAAGGCGTTCTGCGCGTCACCCGGAGCGGCGTTCAAACCATCGAGCAGCACGTTGCCCGAATGCCCCTCGCTCATCAGCGAACTGCTCGCCAGATGGGCGAAGTTTGAATCCTGCAACAACGCCAACAGCAGCGCCGACATCAACGCCACACCCACGGCGCCGCCCAGCGAACGGAACAGATTGGTGGTGCTGGTGGCCACGCCGATGTCGCGCTGTTCCACCGAATTCTGTGTACCGACCAATGAAGTCGGGAATTGCATGCCGCCGGCAATGCCGCTGAGCAACATGAACAAACCGCTCATCAGCGTTGCCTCGGGCGGGCTGAACGCCATGCCGATAATCGAGATCGGCATGAGGATGGCGCCGGTCAGAATCTGCGGTTTGTAGCGCCCGGTCACCGACGTGCGACGACCCGCAAAGAAGGCACCGATCGGTAACCCCATGGCCAACGGCAGCAAGTGCAATGCAGCACTGTCGGCGCCGGCACCGGTGACGGTTTGAAAGCGCAGCGGCATCAATACGATCAGCGAGATCGCCTGGAAACTGGTGAAGAAAATCGTGCACCAGCACAGCAACGCATTACGGTTGGCGAACAGATGCATCGGCAACAACGGCTCCCGTGCGCGACGCTCGTGCCAGACAAAAACAGCCAACACCACGACCGCACAAGCGAACAGCCCCAGCACTTCGCTGCTGCGCCACGAATGGCCCTGACCGACCTGCGTGATGCCGAGCAACAGTGCCGTCAGGCCGATGATCATCAGCAGTGTGCCGAGGTAATCGATGATCGGTTTGCGCTGCGGAATCGGCAGCCCGCGCAGATTGCGGTTGGCCACCCACCAGGCGCCAAGGCCCAGCGGCAGGTTGATCAGAAACACCCAGCGCCACGACAGGTACTCGGTCATGTAGCCGCCGAGCACCGGGCCGGCGACGCTGGCCACCGCGTACATGCTGCTGAAATAACCCTGATAGCGCCCACGTTCGCGCGGCGGCACGATGTCGCCGATGATCGCCTGGCTGACCGAGATCATCCCGCCAGCACCAACCCCCTGAAGAATCCGCGCCAGCACCAGTTGCTCCATGCTTTGCGCCATGCCGCAGAACAGCGAGGCCAACGTAAACAGGCCCATGCCGAACAGCATCAGTTTGCGCCGCCCGTACAAGTCGCCGAGCTTGCCGTAGATCGGCACCGCCACGGTCATCGCCACCATGTACCCGGAAATCACCCAGGCCAGCAGACTGACGTCCTTGAATTGTGCGGAGATGGCCGGCATCGACACGGCGACGATGGTCTGATCCAGCGCACCCAGAAAAATCGCCATCATCAGCGCAAGCAGCACGCTGCGAATGGCCGGTTTGGGCGTTTCGGGGTGATTGAGATGGGGCACGGGCAAAACCTGCGGGCATTGATTGACCCGCAAGGCGAGGGCGAGCGGGTAAGTGCTCGCCAGTGTAAGTCGGTAGCAGGCTATTCGATAGCCTCGTACGGAAGTCCGACGTAATTTTCTGCAATGGTTTTTCGGCCGGCTTCTGAACTGACGAAGTAGTCCAGTTCCGAGGCGCTGATGCGTTGGCTGAAAGCATCGTGATCGTCGAAGCGATGCAGCATCGAGGTCATCCACCAGGAAAAACGCTCGGCCTTCCAGACCCGGCGCAGGCAGATCTCGGAGTATTTTTCCAGCAGCTCTGTGCGCCCCTCGCGATAAACTTTCAGCAGAATATTGAACAACGTGCTGACGTCGCTGGCGGCCAGGTTCAAACCCTTGGCACCAGTAGGCGGGACGATGTGCGCTGCGTCGCCGACCAGGAACATCCGCCCGTACTGCATCGGCTCCACTACGAAACTTCGCAGTGGTGCGATGCTTTTTTCAATCGACGGACCGGTGACCAGTTTCTCTGCCAGCTCCGACGGCAGGCGCTGTTTGAGCTCATCCCAGAAGCGCTGATCGCTCCAGTCATCGACGTTTTCATCCGCAGGCACTTGCAGGTAGTAACGCGTGCGAACCGCCGAACGCATGCTGCACAGGGCGAAACCACGCTCGTGGCGGGCGTAGACCAACTC from Pseudomonas baetica includes the following:
- a CDS encoding ATPase, whose amino-acid sequence is MSMRNDAHDDFDDVPSLRADTFDDDDIPTTARTSVHSRTAPVVKVKAASTGPLWALVGALFFAFIGLAWWSFQQISLMEQQLVATQESFARISEEAAGRLQDISGKVVASQSNVTSDSEALKLQIKQLEGKLLDQGKQQQGVAGQASDLDKRLAQMTAQTTEQQNANSQLQAQVKALSAELASLKSAPADTSKVDAQLKAFDAQFKSLGADIAALKKQGNPGAAIDRLEQEIIVLKSEQDNRPATPQGGSNTAEFDAFRGQMTRNINTLSAQIQNLQQQINARP
- the pobA gene encoding 4-hydroxybenzoate 3-monooxygenase, which translates into the protein MKTQVAIIGAGPSGLLLGQLLHNAGIDTLILERQTPDYVLGRIRAGVLEQGMVELLRQAGVSQRMDAEGLVHEGFDLALDGRQVHIDLHALTGGKTVMIYGQTEVTRDLMAARREAGALSFYQVSNVVPHGMKSDETFVTFEKDGETWRVDCDYIAGCDGFHGVARQSIPADCLKVFERVYPFGWLGILADTPPVHEELVYARHERGFALCSMRSAVRTRYYLQVPADENVDDWSDQRFWDELKQRLPSELAEKLVTGPSIEKSIAPLRSFVVEPMQYGRMFLVGDAAHIVPPTGAKGLNLAASDVSTLFNILLKVYREGRTELLEKYSEICLRRVWKAERFSWWMTSMLHRFDDHDAFSQRISASELDYFVSSEAGRKTIAENYVGLPYEAIE
- a CDS encoding cache domain-containing protein; the protein is MGFLHKVAWLGVMLLAGFGQASAATTAKDDSQAAIALLEKALAYYHDNGDKAFAAFSRQGEFVDKDRYVFVVDTKGVMLASGGPSSALIGRDVSEVLGPDLQKAFKDALKVPEGNGIQQAEYRWQNWSDGKVERKHVFYQRVGQRILAVGYYLPRASAEQAMALLNKAATDLGKDEKGTLTAINSLKGGYLQDDLYVFVVDLDTQRYVAHGTNLRLINTDFSKIKDPEGKPVGEPILALIAKQDYGEYAYRWKNPVTGKVEDKHAYLKKVGHFLVAVGYYSP
- a CDS encoding MDR family MFS transporter, whose product is MPHLNHPETPKPAIRSVLLALMMAIFLGALDQTIVAVSMPAISAQFKDVSLLAWVISGYMVAMTVAVPIYGKLGDLYGRRKLMLFGMGLFTLASLFCGMAQSMEQLVLARILQGVGAGGMISVSQAIIGDIVPPRERGRYQGYFSSMYAVASVAGPVLGGYMTEYLSWRWVFLINLPLGLGAWWVANRNLRGLPIPQRKPIIDYLGTLLMIIGLTALLLGITQVGQGHSWRSSEVLGLFACAVVVLAVFVWHERRAREPLLPMHLFANRNALLCWCTIFFTSFQAISLIVLMPLRFQTVTGAGADSAALHLLPLAMGLPIGAFFAGRRTSVTGRYKPQILTGAILMPISIIGMAFSPPEATLMSGLFMLLSGIAGGMQFPTSLVGTQNSVEQRDIGVATSTTNLFRSLGGAVGVALMSALLLALLQDSNFAHLASSSLMSEGHSGNVLLDGLNAAPGDAQNALRAELSVTFRHLLWVSAAVSLLGLAAAIAMPNNLLRGREHGAK